A window from Pseudoliparis swirei isolate HS2019 ecotype Mariana Trench chromosome 17, NWPU_hadal_v1, whole genome shotgun sequence encodes these proteins:
- the LOC130207309 gene encoding cilia- and flagella-associated protein 46-like isoform X4 has product MSVWNKVFHTQPNAWHLIDTGIHILNLCDHALRLSTCNSPGDAVPIAARKQAVATWVRVKRLLQQDIGSKMKTRDECEDEEVSAMTRVLVAVEMLRCNRSPRHKEFSVPGLPELVSMASECSWSDAVVELQAWCQLAAVCHHAKDHRSVLRCTGSALQLEAAAAASLGATARVLYGPTAVSEMLSGAGCLRALTLVRESGGDLHAYGEAMELLLAAVRNAEKAESPALCVAAAGRYWSTCLPLTQTPEGRRQLLEPLEEILSALVHTNRKHKQNKGRASLTLTAPPLGSSKHEASEEEDLSLRAAMYSLLLHVHLERTDWAGAQQLLDRAIRDTPRSRHRLPLLKHRILVKAQLGKSVLADMQKFQDEEEQCCSSMWHQVALCAGNITQQLTCYQKSITCLLSEESRWEKLGLLLEFGEWLYGHDFPKAAARRQVQWAVDLLLLVGRERAEGSEVTSQKRSLSSESPVGMRGSSWTSLKEVRRLDGLVRAHTLLAVMADRTSPERRLNLLRASVFVLRIWQVSMAVGWEISNEMAKNQPAPPPTSAGSKKGKDKGKGKKGIDPTPVEERPKPVVLDQELPSSPQDWARYACPQQARLIFRTNSNPHCVNTLSITKQTQSLFYLDLLERELCSLSLDHLTSPIMHLAETIAHDLLDRSGLSDLYRLRIVRRCSQLGLETHSPYQEKLLSLSRIQEQEQMRCHRAIAVSHEGRGLHQGANQKVEGDGVVGFGQQKREVSAQHIWLDKADVCLGLGLHQAARQLLAEAHCVAEELRDLTTMARSLLSLAVLACEEQNFAQALILLDEAHAVGGDEEFWYQLTLTNVRAVVGQRDQDAHTKAEQIIKRGYVALKLVLERRVNRAPEIIFFITSLEMREQSSVWSFSIRMSLSFSSCTIQWVKGMYILVLCALLCSRGAVESIRALGGGEPGKRFSNEAVQRLMAACDTLRECASGFIKLGYKDHAAETHAEYAHGLRTLAGRSAHAEDKRRFLLDGVSQLQLAVTEQEHVALTAQTLLPSQQENSRAIYLQPSVLLSPQRDSSRIRRTSKGAADQRELLQSQLEEAPEPDLQLASEEQVVPTLDPMMQRWRRDSLPV; this is encoded by the exons ATGTCTGTCTGGAACAAAGTCTTTCACACACAGCCCAATGCATGGCATCTGATAGACACTggaatacacattttaaat CTGTGCGACCACGCCCTCCGCCTCTCCACCTGCAACAGCCCGGGGGACGCCGTGCCCATCGCGGCGAGGAAACAGGCCGTGGCCACGTGGGTGCGGGTCAAGAGGCTCCTGCAGCAGGACATCGGCTCAAAGATGAAGACTAGAGATGAG TGCGAGGACGAGGAGGTGTCGGCCATGACGCGCGTGCTGGTGGCCGTGGAGATGCTCCGGTGCAACCGGAGCCCCCGGCACAAGGAGTTCTCTGTTCCCGGCCTCCCGGAG CTGGTGAGCATGGCGTCTGAGTGCAGCTGGAGCGACGCcgtggtggagctgcaggcgtgGTGCCAGCTGGCCGCCGTCTGCCACCACGCCAAGGACCATCGCTCGGTGCTGCGCTGCACCGGCAGCGCTCTGCAGCTggaggcggcggcagcagcgagCCTCGGCGCCACGGCCCGCGTTCT GTACGGCCCGACGGCGGTCAGCGAGATGCTGAGCGGCGCCGGTTGTTTGCGAGCTTTGACGTTGGTGCGTGAGAGCGGTGGAGACCTCCACGCCTACGGGGAGgccatggagctgctgctggccgCTGTCAG AAACGCAGAGAAGGCGGAGAGTCCGGCGCTGTGCGTCGCCGCCGCCGGGCGCTACTGGAGCACATGCCTCCCCCTGACTCAGACTCCTGAGGGGAGGCGGCAGCTCCTGGAGCCGCTGGAGGAGATCCTGTCTGCTCTGGTTCACACCAACAGGAAGCAT AAACAGAACAAAGGGAGAGCATCGCTGACGCTAACAGCTCCGCCTCTTGGGAGCTCTAAACACGAAGCCtcag aggaggaggacctcTCCCTGAGAGCCGCCATGTACAGCCTGTTGCTCCACGTCCACCTGGAGAGAACCGACTGGGCCGGTGCTCAGCAGCTGCTGGACCGAGCCATCAGGGACACGCCTCGCTCCAGACACCGGCT acCTCTGCTGAAACACAGAATACTGGTGAAAGCTCAACTGGGGAAAAGTGTACTGGCGGACATGCAGAAGTTCCAGGACGAAGAGGAGCAGTGCTGTTCATCGATGTGGCACCAGGTGGCGCTGTGTGCCGGCAACATCACCCAGCAGCTCACCTGCTACCAGAAGTCCATCACCTGCCTGCTG AGTGAAGAGAGTCGGTGGGAGAAGCTCGGCCTCCTGCTGGAGTTTGGAGAGTGGTTGTACGGTCACGACTTCCCCAAAGCCGCCGCCCGGCGCCAGGTCCAGTGGGCCGTGGACCTCCTGCTGCTCGTGGGACGCGAGCGGGCCGAGGGGTCAG AGGTCACGTCTCAAAAAAGGTCTCTGAGCTCAGAGTCCCCGGTGGGAATGCGGGGCTCCTCCTGGACGAGTCTGAAGGAGGTGCGACGTCTGGACGGCTTGGTGCGAGCACACACTCTGCTCGCCGTCATGGCCGACAGGACTTCACCCGAGCGCCGGCTCAACCTGCTCAGGGCCTCCGTCTTCGTGCTGCGGATATGGCAG GTGTCCATGGCTGTAGGTTGGGAGATATCCAACGAGATGGCCAAGAACCAgccggccccgcccccgaccTCCGCTGGATCCAAAAAAGGCAAAGACAAGGGCAAAGGCAAAAAAGGGATAGAT CCGACCCCCGTAGAAGAGAGGCCTAAACCCGTGGTCCTGGACCAGGAGCTCCCCTCCAGCCCACAGGACTGGGCTCGCTACGCCTGTCCTCAGCAGGCCCGGCTCATCTTCAGAACCAACAGCAACCCCCACTGTGTCAACACACTCAGCATCACCAAGCAG ACTCAAAGCCTGTTTTATCTCGACCTTCTGGAGAGAGAGTTGTGCTCACTCTCACTCGACCACCTGACCTCACCCATCATGCATCTTGCCGAGACCATTGCCCACGACCTGTTGGATAGGAGCGGCCTCTCCGACCTCTACCGACTTCG AATTGTGAGGCGCTGCAGTCAGCTGGGTCTGGAGACCCATTCCCCGTACCAGGAGAAGCTCCTGAGTCTAAGTCGAATCCAAGAACAAGAACAGATGAG GTGCCACAGAGCGATTGCTGTTTCACACGAGGGAAGAGGCCTTCACCAAGGGGCCAATCAG AAGGTGGAGGGGGATGGAGTGGTTGGCTTTGGGCAGCAGAAGAGGGAAGTGAGTGCTCAGCACATCTGGCTGGACAAAGCTGATGTTTGCCTCGGTCTCGGACTCCATCAGGCAGCCAGGCAGCTGCTGGCAGAGGCCCACTGTGTGGCTGAG GAGCTCAGAGACCTGACGACGATGGCTAGAAGTTTGCTCAGCCTGGCCGTGCTGGCTTGTGAGGAGCAGAACTTTGCTCAGGCTCTGATTCTGCTGGACGAAGCCCACGCTGTGGGAGGGGATGAGGAGTTCTGGTACCAGCTCACCCTCACCAATGTCAGAGCTGTGGTGGGCCAGAGGGACCAAGACGCACACACCAAG GCTGAACAGATTATAAAACGAGGCTATGTCGCCCTGAAGCTGGTTCTGGAGCGGCGGGTAAACCGAGCCCCAGAAATTATATTCTTCATCACCTCGTTAGAGATGAGGGAACAGAGCTCTGTGTGGTCCTTTTCTATTAGGATGTCTTTGTCATTTTCGAGCTGCACTATCCAGTGGGTGAAGGGAATGTACATCCTGGTCCTATGCGCTTTGTTGTGTTCCAGGGGTGCCGTTGAATCTATACGTGCCCTTGGTGGCGGTGAACCCGGGAAGAGATTTAGCAACGAGGCGGTCCAGAGGCTGATGGCCGCCTGTGATACCCTCAGAGAGTGCGCCAGTGGTTTCATTAAACTGGGCTACAAAGACCACGCAGCAGAGACGCATGCCGAGTACGCACACGGTCTGAG AACCCTCGCCGGCCGCTCCGCTCACGCAGAAGACAAGCGGCGCTTCCTGCTCGACGGCGTCTCCCAGCTGCAGCTCGCCGTCACGGAGCAGGAACACGTGGCGCTGACCGCTCAGACGCTGCTGCCCTCACAGCAGGAG aactCTAGAGCGATCTatcttcaaccaagtgtcctcctctctccacagagagacTCCAGCAGAATCCGCAGGACCAGTAAAGGAGCGGCAGACCAGCGAGAGCTTCTTCAGTCCCAGCTCGAAGAAGCTCCAGAACCAGATCTCCAACTGGCCTCCGAGGAGCAAGTGGTACCAACACTTGATCCCATGATGCAGAG
- the LOC130207309 gene encoding cilia- and flagella-associated protein 46-like isoform X3: MSVWNKVFHTQPNAWHLIDTGIHILNLCDHALRLSTCNSPGDAVPIAARKQAVATWVRVKRLLQQDIGSKMKTRDECEDEEVSAMTRVLVAVEMLRCNRSPRHKEFSVPGLPELVSMASECSWSDAVVELQAWCQLAAVCHHAKDHRSVLRCTGSALQLEAAAAASLGATARVLYGPTAVSEMLSGAGCLRALTLVRESGGDLHAYGEAMELLLAAVRNAEKAESPALCVAAAGRYWSTCLPLTQTPEGRRQLLEPLEEILSALVHTNRKHKQNKGRASLTLTAPPLGSSKHEASEEEDLSLRAAMYSLLLHVHLERTDWAGAQQLLDRAIRDTPRSRHRLPLLKHRILVKAQLGKSVLADMQKFQDEEEQCCSSMWHQVALCAGNITQQLTCYQKSITCLLSEESRWEKLGLLLEFGEWLYGHDFPKAAARRQVQWAVDLLLLVGRERAEGSEVTSQKRSLSSESPVGMRGSSWTSLKEVRRLDGLVRAHTLLAVMADRTSPERRLNLLRASVFVLRIWQVSMAVGWEISNEMAKNQPAPPPTSAGSKKGKDKGKGKKGIDPTPVEERPKPVVLDQELPSSPQDWARYACPQQARLIFRTNSNPHCVNTLSITKQTQSLFYLDLLERELCSLSLDHLTSPIMHLAETIAHDLLDRSGLSDLYRLRIVRRCSQLGLETHSPYQEKLLSLSRIQEQEQMRCHRAIAVSHEGRGLHQGANQKVEGDGVVGFGQQKREVSAQHIWLDKADVCLGLGLHQAARQLLAEAHCVAEELRDLTTMARSLLSLAVLACEEQNFAQALILLDEAHAVGGDEEFWYQLTLTNVRAVVGQRDQDAHTKAEQIIKRGYVALKLVLERRVNRAPEIIFFITSLEMREQSSVWSFSIRMSLSFSSCTIQWVKGMYILVLCALLCSRGAVESIRALGGGEPGKRFSNEAVQRLMAACDTLRECASGFIKLGYKDHAAETHAEYAHGLRTLAGRSAHAEDKRRFLLDGVSQLQLAVTEQEHVALTAQTLLPSQQENSRAIYLQPSVLLSPQRDSSRIRRTSKGAADQRELLQSQLEEAPEPDLQLASEEQVVPTLDPMMQSIQRTPSTLLAFFSSLFSLFLSAAAMLLLLLQKTTP, encoded by the exons ATGTCTGTCTGGAACAAAGTCTTTCACACACAGCCCAATGCATGGCATCTGATAGACACTggaatacacattttaaat CTGTGCGACCACGCCCTCCGCCTCTCCACCTGCAACAGCCCGGGGGACGCCGTGCCCATCGCGGCGAGGAAACAGGCCGTGGCCACGTGGGTGCGGGTCAAGAGGCTCCTGCAGCAGGACATCGGCTCAAAGATGAAGACTAGAGATGAG TGCGAGGACGAGGAGGTGTCGGCCATGACGCGCGTGCTGGTGGCCGTGGAGATGCTCCGGTGCAACCGGAGCCCCCGGCACAAGGAGTTCTCTGTTCCCGGCCTCCCGGAG CTGGTGAGCATGGCGTCTGAGTGCAGCTGGAGCGACGCcgtggtggagctgcaggcgtgGTGCCAGCTGGCCGCCGTCTGCCACCACGCCAAGGACCATCGCTCGGTGCTGCGCTGCACCGGCAGCGCTCTGCAGCTggaggcggcggcagcagcgagCCTCGGCGCCACGGCCCGCGTTCT GTACGGCCCGACGGCGGTCAGCGAGATGCTGAGCGGCGCCGGTTGTTTGCGAGCTTTGACGTTGGTGCGTGAGAGCGGTGGAGACCTCCACGCCTACGGGGAGgccatggagctgctgctggccgCTGTCAG AAACGCAGAGAAGGCGGAGAGTCCGGCGCTGTGCGTCGCCGCCGCCGGGCGCTACTGGAGCACATGCCTCCCCCTGACTCAGACTCCTGAGGGGAGGCGGCAGCTCCTGGAGCCGCTGGAGGAGATCCTGTCTGCTCTGGTTCACACCAACAGGAAGCAT AAACAGAACAAAGGGAGAGCATCGCTGACGCTAACAGCTCCGCCTCTTGGGAGCTCTAAACACGAAGCCtcag aggaggaggacctcTCCCTGAGAGCCGCCATGTACAGCCTGTTGCTCCACGTCCACCTGGAGAGAACCGACTGGGCCGGTGCTCAGCAGCTGCTGGACCGAGCCATCAGGGACACGCCTCGCTCCAGACACCGGCT acCTCTGCTGAAACACAGAATACTGGTGAAAGCTCAACTGGGGAAAAGTGTACTGGCGGACATGCAGAAGTTCCAGGACGAAGAGGAGCAGTGCTGTTCATCGATGTGGCACCAGGTGGCGCTGTGTGCCGGCAACATCACCCAGCAGCTCACCTGCTACCAGAAGTCCATCACCTGCCTGCTG AGTGAAGAGAGTCGGTGGGAGAAGCTCGGCCTCCTGCTGGAGTTTGGAGAGTGGTTGTACGGTCACGACTTCCCCAAAGCCGCCGCCCGGCGCCAGGTCCAGTGGGCCGTGGACCTCCTGCTGCTCGTGGGACGCGAGCGGGCCGAGGGGTCAG AGGTCACGTCTCAAAAAAGGTCTCTGAGCTCAGAGTCCCCGGTGGGAATGCGGGGCTCCTCCTGGACGAGTCTGAAGGAGGTGCGACGTCTGGACGGCTTGGTGCGAGCACACACTCTGCTCGCCGTCATGGCCGACAGGACTTCACCCGAGCGCCGGCTCAACCTGCTCAGGGCCTCCGTCTTCGTGCTGCGGATATGGCAG GTGTCCATGGCTGTAGGTTGGGAGATATCCAACGAGATGGCCAAGAACCAgccggccccgcccccgaccTCCGCTGGATCCAAAAAAGGCAAAGACAAGGGCAAAGGCAAAAAAGGGATAGAT CCGACCCCCGTAGAAGAGAGGCCTAAACCCGTGGTCCTGGACCAGGAGCTCCCCTCCAGCCCACAGGACTGGGCTCGCTACGCCTGTCCTCAGCAGGCCCGGCTCATCTTCAGAACCAACAGCAACCCCCACTGTGTCAACACACTCAGCATCACCAAGCAG ACTCAAAGCCTGTTTTATCTCGACCTTCTGGAGAGAGAGTTGTGCTCACTCTCACTCGACCACCTGACCTCACCCATCATGCATCTTGCCGAGACCATTGCCCACGACCTGTTGGATAGGAGCGGCCTCTCCGACCTCTACCGACTTCG AATTGTGAGGCGCTGCAGTCAGCTGGGTCTGGAGACCCATTCCCCGTACCAGGAGAAGCTCCTGAGTCTAAGTCGAATCCAAGAACAAGAACAGATGAG GTGCCACAGAGCGATTGCTGTTTCACACGAGGGAAGAGGCCTTCACCAAGGGGCCAATCAG AAGGTGGAGGGGGATGGAGTGGTTGGCTTTGGGCAGCAGAAGAGGGAAGTGAGTGCTCAGCACATCTGGCTGGACAAAGCTGATGTTTGCCTCGGTCTCGGACTCCATCAGGCAGCCAGGCAGCTGCTGGCAGAGGCCCACTGTGTGGCTGAG GAGCTCAGAGACCTGACGACGATGGCTAGAAGTTTGCTCAGCCTGGCCGTGCTGGCTTGTGAGGAGCAGAACTTTGCTCAGGCTCTGATTCTGCTGGACGAAGCCCACGCTGTGGGAGGGGATGAGGAGTTCTGGTACCAGCTCACCCTCACCAATGTCAGAGCTGTGGTGGGCCAGAGGGACCAAGACGCACACACCAAG GCTGAACAGATTATAAAACGAGGCTATGTCGCCCTGAAGCTGGTTCTGGAGCGGCGGGTAAACCGAGCCCCAGAAATTATATTCTTCATCACCTCGTTAGAGATGAGGGAACAGAGCTCTGTGTGGTCCTTTTCTATTAGGATGTCTTTGTCATTTTCGAGCTGCACTATCCAGTGGGTGAAGGGAATGTACATCCTGGTCCTATGCGCTTTGTTGTGTTCCAGGGGTGCCGTTGAATCTATACGTGCCCTTGGTGGCGGTGAACCCGGGAAGAGATTTAGCAACGAGGCGGTCCAGAGGCTGATGGCCGCCTGTGATACCCTCAGAGAGTGCGCCAGTGGTTTCATTAAACTGGGCTACAAAGACCACGCAGCAGAGACGCATGCCGAGTACGCACACGGTCTGAG AACCCTCGCCGGCCGCTCCGCTCACGCAGAAGACAAGCGGCGCTTCCTGCTCGACGGCGTCTCCCAGCTGCAGCTCGCCGTCACGGAGCAGGAACACGTGGCGCTGACCGCTCAGACGCTGCTGCCCTCACAGCAGGAG aactCTAGAGCGATCTatcttcaaccaagtgtcctcctctctccacagagagacTCCAGCAGAATCCGCAGGACCAGTAAAGGAGCGGCAGACCAGCGAGAGCTTCTTCAGTCCCAGCTCGAAGAAGCTCCAGAACCAGATCTCCAACTGGCCTCCGAGGAGCAAGTGGTACCAACACTTGATCCCATGATGCAGAG
- the LOC130207309 gene encoding cilia- and flagella-associated protein 46-like isoform X7 — protein MSVWNKVFHTQPNAWHLIDTGIHILNLCDHALRLSTCNSPGDAVPIAARKQAVATWVRVKRLLQQDIGSKMKTRDECEDEEVSAMTRVLVAVEMLRCNRSPRHKEFSVPGLPELVSMASECSWSDAVVELQAWCQLAAVCHHAKDHRSVLRCTGSALQLEAAAAASLGATARVLYGPTAVSEMLSGAGCLRALTLVRESGGDLHAYGEAMELLLAAVRNAEKAESPALCVAAAGRYWSTCLPLTQTPEGRRQLLEPLEEILSALVHTNRKHKQNKGRASLTLTAPPLGSSKHEASEEEDLSLRAAMYSLLLHVHLERTDWAGAQQLLDRAIRDTPRSRHRLPLLKHRILVKAQLGKSVLADMQKFQDEEEQCCSSMWHQVALCAGNITQQLTCYQKSITCLLSEESRWEKLGLLLEFGEWLYGHDFPKAAARRQVQWAVDLLLLVGRERAEGSEVTSQKRSLSSESPVGMRGSSWTSLKEVRRLDGLVRAHTLLAVMADRTSPERRLNLLRASVFVLRIWQVSMAVGWEISNEMAKNQPAPPPTSAGSKKGKDKGKGKKGIDPTPVEERPKPVVLDQELPSSPQDWARYACPQQARLIFRTNSNPHCVNTLSITKQTQSLFYLDLLERELCSLSLDHLTSPIMHLAETIAHDLLDRSGLSDLYRLRIVRRCSQLGLETHSPYQEKLLSLSRIQEQEQMRCHRAIAVSHEGRGLHQGANQKVEGDGVVGFGQQKREVSAQHIWLDKADVCLGLGLHQAARQLLAEAHCVAEELRDLTTMARSLLSLAVLACEEQNFAQALILLDEAHAVGGDEEFWYQLTLTNVRAVVGQRDQDAHTKAEQIIKRGYVALKLVLERRVNRAPEIIFFITSLEMREQSSVWSFSIRMSLSFSSCTIQWVKGMYILVLCALLCSRGAVESIRALGGGEPGKRFSNEAVQRLMAACDTLRECASGFIKLGYKDHAAETHAEYAHGLRTLAGRSAHAEDKRRFLLDGVSQLQLAVTEQEHVALTAQTLLPSQQELLLNRTFP, from the exons ATGTCTGTCTGGAACAAAGTCTTTCACACACAGCCCAATGCATGGCATCTGATAGACACTggaatacacattttaaat CTGTGCGACCACGCCCTCCGCCTCTCCACCTGCAACAGCCCGGGGGACGCCGTGCCCATCGCGGCGAGGAAACAGGCCGTGGCCACGTGGGTGCGGGTCAAGAGGCTCCTGCAGCAGGACATCGGCTCAAAGATGAAGACTAGAGATGAG TGCGAGGACGAGGAGGTGTCGGCCATGACGCGCGTGCTGGTGGCCGTGGAGATGCTCCGGTGCAACCGGAGCCCCCGGCACAAGGAGTTCTCTGTTCCCGGCCTCCCGGAG CTGGTGAGCATGGCGTCTGAGTGCAGCTGGAGCGACGCcgtggtggagctgcaggcgtgGTGCCAGCTGGCCGCCGTCTGCCACCACGCCAAGGACCATCGCTCGGTGCTGCGCTGCACCGGCAGCGCTCTGCAGCTggaggcggcggcagcagcgagCCTCGGCGCCACGGCCCGCGTTCT GTACGGCCCGACGGCGGTCAGCGAGATGCTGAGCGGCGCCGGTTGTTTGCGAGCTTTGACGTTGGTGCGTGAGAGCGGTGGAGACCTCCACGCCTACGGGGAGgccatggagctgctgctggccgCTGTCAG AAACGCAGAGAAGGCGGAGAGTCCGGCGCTGTGCGTCGCCGCCGCCGGGCGCTACTGGAGCACATGCCTCCCCCTGACTCAGACTCCTGAGGGGAGGCGGCAGCTCCTGGAGCCGCTGGAGGAGATCCTGTCTGCTCTGGTTCACACCAACAGGAAGCAT AAACAGAACAAAGGGAGAGCATCGCTGACGCTAACAGCTCCGCCTCTTGGGAGCTCTAAACACGAAGCCtcag aggaggaggacctcTCCCTGAGAGCCGCCATGTACAGCCTGTTGCTCCACGTCCACCTGGAGAGAACCGACTGGGCCGGTGCTCAGCAGCTGCTGGACCGAGCCATCAGGGACACGCCTCGCTCCAGACACCGGCT acCTCTGCTGAAACACAGAATACTGGTGAAAGCTCAACTGGGGAAAAGTGTACTGGCGGACATGCAGAAGTTCCAGGACGAAGAGGAGCAGTGCTGTTCATCGATGTGGCACCAGGTGGCGCTGTGTGCCGGCAACATCACCCAGCAGCTCACCTGCTACCAGAAGTCCATCACCTGCCTGCTG AGTGAAGAGAGTCGGTGGGAGAAGCTCGGCCTCCTGCTGGAGTTTGGAGAGTGGTTGTACGGTCACGACTTCCCCAAAGCCGCCGCCCGGCGCCAGGTCCAGTGGGCCGTGGACCTCCTGCTGCTCGTGGGACGCGAGCGGGCCGAGGGGTCAG AGGTCACGTCTCAAAAAAGGTCTCTGAGCTCAGAGTCCCCGGTGGGAATGCGGGGCTCCTCCTGGACGAGTCTGAAGGAGGTGCGACGTCTGGACGGCTTGGTGCGAGCACACACTCTGCTCGCCGTCATGGCCGACAGGACTTCACCCGAGCGCCGGCTCAACCTGCTCAGGGCCTCCGTCTTCGTGCTGCGGATATGGCAG GTGTCCATGGCTGTAGGTTGGGAGATATCCAACGAGATGGCCAAGAACCAgccggccccgcccccgaccTCCGCTGGATCCAAAAAAGGCAAAGACAAGGGCAAAGGCAAAAAAGGGATAGAT CCGACCCCCGTAGAAGAGAGGCCTAAACCCGTGGTCCTGGACCAGGAGCTCCCCTCCAGCCCACAGGACTGGGCTCGCTACGCCTGTCCTCAGCAGGCCCGGCTCATCTTCAGAACCAACAGCAACCCCCACTGTGTCAACACACTCAGCATCACCAAGCAG ACTCAAAGCCTGTTTTATCTCGACCTTCTGGAGAGAGAGTTGTGCTCACTCTCACTCGACCACCTGACCTCACCCATCATGCATCTTGCCGAGACCATTGCCCACGACCTGTTGGATAGGAGCGGCCTCTCCGACCTCTACCGACTTCG AATTGTGAGGCGCTGCAGTCAGCTGGGTCTGGAGACCCATTCCCCGTACCAGGAGAAGCTCCTGAGTCTAAGTCGAATCCAAGAACAAGAACAGATGAG GTGCCACAGAGCGATTGCTGTTTCACACGAGGGAAGAGGCCTTCACCAAGGGGCCAATCAG AAGGTGGAGGGGGATGGAGTGGTTGGCTTTGGGCAGCAGAAGAGGGAAGTGAGTGCTCAGCACATCTGGCTGGACAAAGCTGATGTTTGCCTCGGTCTCGGACTCCATCAGGCAGCCAGGCAGCTGCTGGCAGAGGCCCACTGTGTGGCTGAG GAGCTCAGAGACCTGACGACGATGGCTAGAAGTTTGCTCAGCCTGGCCGTGCTGGCTTGTGAGGAGCAGAACTTTGCTCAGGCTCTGATTCTGCTGGACGAAGCCCACGCTGTGGGAGGGGATGAGGAGTTCTGGTACCAGCTCACCCTCACCAATGTCAGAGCTGTGGTGGGCCAGAGGGACCAAGACGCACACACCAAG GCTGAACAGATTATAAAACGAGGCTATGTCGCCCTGAAGCTGGTTCTGGAGCGGCGGGTAAACCGAGCCCCAGAAATTATATTCTTCATCACCTCGTTAGAGATGAGGGAACAGAGCTCTGTGTGGTCCTTTTCTATTAGGATGTCTTTGTCATTTTCGAGCTGCACTATCCAGTGGGTGAAGGGAATGTACATCCTGGTCCTATGCGCTTTGTTGTGTTCCAGGGGTGCCGTTGAATCTATACGTGCCCTTGGTGGCGGTGAACCCGGGAAGAGATTTAGCAACGAGGCGGTCCAGAGGCTGATGGCCGCCTGTGATACCCTCAGAGAGTGCGCCAGTGGTTTCATTAAACTGGGCTACAAAGACCACGCAGCAGAGACGCATGCCGAGTACGCACACGGTCTGAG AACCCTCGCCGGCCGCTCCGCTCACGCAGAAGACAAGCGGCGCTTCCTGCTCGACGGCGTCTCCCAGCTGCAGCTCGCCGTCACGGAGCAGGAACACGTGGCGCTGACCGCTCAGACGCTGCTGCCCTCACAGCAGGAG CTGCTTCTCAACCGGACGTTTCCCTAA